In the genome of Trichomycterus rosablanca isolate fTriRos1 chromosome 24, fTriRos1.hap1, whole genome shotgun sequence, one region contains:
- the LOC134302097 gene encoding LOW QUALITY PROTEIN: major histocompatibility complex class I-related gene protein-like (The sequence of the model RefSeq protein was modified relative to this genomic sequence to represent the inferred CDS: substituted 1 base at 1 genomic stop codon) yields LSTXAAASTSSLQYLNIAARGINLPEFTLVGLVDGEQIMYYDSNNKTLLPKTEWMKKFKDDNPDYWKRRTQRIQNKHEDIKHDLLTVMEHLGHNKGVHTLQKMIGCELDGDGTSRRYSQYGYDGEDYTSLDLGTKIWTTTNAKPVISKLTWFVERNTQDEMHCLENICIDELKKFILYGRETLRRKVRPEVSVFHKHFPSPELVCHATGFFPREVMMSWQKDGEEQHEDVELTETLPNQDGSFQKRIILRVSPEELKEHNYNCVIQHCSLEKDLVLKVSDPEGGLFLIIVAAVASVALVALIAVGVLIWMKKSGFKLVPENLPPPERWRGDSESSTEDKMSNMDT; encoded by the exons ctgtctacataggcagctgcctca ACCAGCTCTCTACAATACCTCAACATTGCAGCCAGAGGAATCAATTTACCAGAGTTTACTTTGGTTGGTCTGGTGGATGGAGAGCAGATTATGTACTATGACAGTAATAATAAGACTCTGCTCCCAAAGACAGAGTGGATGAAAAAGTTTAAAGATGATAATCCTGATTACTGGAAGAGGAGAACACAGCgtatacaaaataaacatgAGGATATAAAACATGATCTGCTTACAGTAATGGAGCATCTTGGTCACAATAAAG gagTTCACACCCTGCAGAAGATGATTGGCTGTGAACTTGATGGGGACGGTACCTCTAGAAGATACAGTCAGTACGGTTATGATGGAGAAGATTACACCAGTCTGGATCTGGGGACTAAAATCTGGACTACTACTAATGCTAAACCTGTTATTAGTAAACTCACCTGGTTTGTTGAACGCAATACTCAGGACGAGATGCATTGCCTGGAGAACATCTGTATCGACGAGTTAAAAAAGTTTATATTGTATGGCAGAGAAACTCTGAGGAGGAAAG TTCGTCCTGAGGTCTCAGTGTTCCACAAGCATTTTCCTTCTCCAGAGCTGGTGTGTCATGCTACAGGTTTCTTTCCCAGAGAAGTGATGATGTCCTGGCAGAAGGATGGAGAGGAACAGCATGAGGACGTGGAGCTCACAGAGACATTGCCCAACCAGGATGGAAGCTTCCAAAAGAGAATCATTCTGAGAGTCTCACCTGAGGAGCTGAAGGAACACAACTACAACTGTGTGATTCAGCACTGCAGCCTGGAGAAGGACTTGGTGCTTAAAGTGTCAG atCCAGAAGGAGGATTGTTTCTAATCATTGTTGCTGCCGTGGCTTCTGTTGCTCTTGTTGCCCTCATTGCTGTTGGAGTTCTGATCTGGATGAAGAAGTCTG GCTTCAAACTTGTTCCAGAGAATTTACCCCCTC CTGAGAGGTGGAGGGGAGATTCAGAAAGTAGTACAGAGGACAAGATGTCAAATATGGACACCTGA